A single Crateriforma conspicua DNA region contains:
- the kdsA gene encoding 3-deoxy-8-phosphooctulonate synthase, protein MNAAQHSSAGSGSDHDSAAENVVVIPDAKGGPAFRCGSGQPLMLIAGPCVLQDEETSMRIAEVLAAINQSDQVNVVFKASFDKANRTSAAAKRGPGLEQGVAMLRRIGQASGLPVTTDVHLPTQCGVAAEVCSILQIPAFLARQTDLVVAAAETGRPVNVKKGQFMAPEDMRHVVAKATGAGDGGVLLCERGTFFGYGRLVNDMAGLVTMRNLGVPVVFDATHSVQRPGGLGDATGGNREMVEPLARAAVSVGIDALFFETHPQPELSPSDGPNMIPLDQFRPLIDRLLRLRQCVNELASIR, encoded by the coding sequence ATGAACGCTGCACAACACTCCTCCGCCGGTTCCGGCTCCGACCACGATTCGGCGGCTGAAAATGTCGTCGTGATTCCTGACGCCAAAGGTGGCCCAGCTTTTCGCTGCGGGTCTGGCCAACCGCTGATGCTGATTGCCGGCCCCTGCGTTTTGCAAGACGAAGAGACTTCGATGCGGATCGCGGAGGTTTTGGCGGCAATCAACCAGTCCGATCAGGTCAATGTGGTATTCAAGGCTTCCTTTGACAAAGCCAACCGCACCAGTGCCGCGGCCAAGCGGGGGCCCGGGCTGGAACAAGGCGTGGCGATGCTTCGGCGGATCGGTCAGGCCAGCGGTTTGCCGGTGACCACCGACGTGCATTTGCCCACGCAGTGCGGCGTGGCGGCCGAAGTCTGTTCGATTTTGCAGATTCCCGCGTTCCTGGCACGTCAAACCGATCTGGTCGTGGCGGCCGCGGAAACCGGACGCCCGGTGAACGTGAAAAAGGGGCAATTCATGGCCCCCGAAGACATGCGTCACGTCGTCGCCAAAGCCACCGGGGCGGGCGACGGTGGCGTTCTGTTATGCGAACGCGGGACTTTTTTTGGTTACGGCCGTCTGGTCAACGACATGGCGGGCCTTGTCACCATGCGAAATTTGGGCGTTCCTGTGGTGTTCGATGCCACCCACAGCGTCCAGCGGCCCGGCGGACTGGGCGATGCGACCGGTGGCAACCGCGAGATGGTCGAACCGTTGGCCCGCGCCGCCGTATCAGTGGGTATCGACGCATTGTTTTTCGAAACTCACCCCCAGCCGGAATTGTCACCCAGCGACGGTCCGAACATGATCCCGCTGGACCAGTTCCGCCCGCTGATCGATCGGCTGTTGCGATTGCGGCAGTGCGTCAACGAACTGGCGTCGATCCGCTAG
- the csrA gene encoding carbon storage regulator CsrA: MLVLSRHRDESIMIGDDVVVTIVDIRGDKVRLGIDAPQSIPVHRQEVYDAIQRENKRATQTGSGATKDVRPPRN; encoded by the coding sequence ATGCTGGTCCTTTCACGACACCGCGACGAAAGCATCATGATCGGCGACGACGTCGTCGTGACCATCGTTGACATCCGTGGCGACAAAGTCCGTCTGGGAATCGACGCTCCGCAGTCCATCCCGGTGCACCGTCAAGAAGTTTACGACGCGATCCAACGCGAAAACAAACGCGCGACGCAGACCGGCAGCGGGGCGACCAAAGACGTTCGTCCGCCTCGGAATTGA
- the fliW gene encoding flagellar assembly protein FliW: MRIETNRFGNLVLNTEDLFLFPQGLIGLETLRQWALIPDQQNDAVAWLQSASRGDRAIPLISPRAFFPDYRVHVARREMASLHMRPGAELYVMTTVSGHVGKLTTNLRAPLLLNLDKRLGCQVITNDDQPIRQALPLGAQGQFDIARAA, translated from the coding sequence ATGCGTATTGAAACCAACCGATTCGGTAACCTTGTTCTGAACACCGAAGATCTGTTTCTGTTTCCACAGGGATTGATCGGTTTGGAAACGCTGCGGCAGTGGGCCCTGATTCCCGACCAACAGAACGACGCGGTGGCTTGGCTGCAAAGCGCTTCCCGCGGTGATCGGGCGATTCCATTGATCAGCCCACGCGCTTTCTTTCCCGACTATCGGGTGCACGTTGCCAGGCGTGAGATGGCGTCGCTGCACATGCGGCCTGGTGCCGAACTGTACGTGATGACGACGGTGTCCGGTCATGTCGGAAAATTGACGACGAATCTTCGCGCACCGTTGCTGTTGAACCTAGACAAGCGTCTGGGATGCCAAGTGATCACCAACGATGACCAGCCGATTCGGCAAGCGTTGCCGCTGGGCGCCCAAGGCCAGTTTGACATCGCACGCGCCGCCTGA